A window from Theropithecus gelada isolate Dixy chromosome 1, Tgel_1.0, whole genome shotgun sequence encodes these proteins:
- the RWDD3 gene encoding RWD domain-containing protein 3 isoform X3, with protein sequence MAELVREELSALAAIFCGPHEWEVLSRSETDGTVFRIHTKAEGFMDADIPLELVFHLPVNYPSCLPGISVNSERLTRAQCVTVKEKLLEQAENLMSEPMVHELVLWIQQNLRHILNQPETGSGNEKCTFSTSTTMDDGLWITLLHLDHMRAKTKYVKTVEKWASDLRLTGRLMFMGVPDSSENLQSRCGLKWKEMQREND encoded by the exons ATGGCGGAGCTCGTGCGTGAGGAACTCTCGGCCCTGGCCGCGATTTTCTGCGGGCCCCACGAGTGGGAGGTGCTGAGCCGCTCAG AGACAGATGGGACCGTGTTCAGAATTCacacaaaagctgaaggatttaTGGATGCGGATATACCTCTGGAATTGGTGTTCCATTTGCCAGTCAATTATCCTTCATGTCTACCTGGTATCTCGGTTAACTCTGAACGGTTGACCAGGGCCCAGTGTGTGACTGTGAAAGAGAAATTACTTGAGCAAGCAGAGAACCTTATGTCAGAGCCTATGGTTCATGAGCTGGTTCTCTGGATTCAGCAGAATCTTAGGCATATCCTCAACCAACCAGAAACTGGCAGTGGCAATGAAAAGTGTACTTTTTCAACAAGCACGACCATGGATGATGGATTGTGGATAACTCTTTTGCATTTAGATCACATGAGAGCAAAGACTAAATATGTCAAAACTGTGGAGAAGTGGGCTTCAGATTTAAGGCTGACAGGAAGACTGATGTTCATGG GAGTACCTGATTCTTCAGAAAACCTCCAAAGTAGATGTGGACTCAAGTggaaagaaatgcaaagagaaaatgatTAG
- the RWDD3 gene encoding RWD domain-containing protein 3 isoform X1 has protein sequence MAELVREELSALAAIFCGPHEWEVLSRSETDGTVFRIHTKAEGFMDADIPLELVFHLPVNYPSCLPGISVNSERLTRAQCVTVKEKLLEQAENLMSEPMVHELVLWIQQNLRHILNQPETGSGNEKCTFSTSTTMDDGLWITLLHLDHMRAKTKYVKTVEKWASDLRLTGRLMFMGKIILILLQGDRNNLKEYLILQKTSKVDVDSSGKKCKEKMISVLFETKVQTEHKRFLAFEVKEYSALDELQKEFETAGLKKLFSEFVLALVK, from the exons ATGGCGGAGCTCGTGCGTGAGGAACTCTCGGCCCTGGCCGCGATTTTCTGCGGGCCCCACGAGTGGGAGGTGCTGAGCCGCTCAG AGACAGATGGGACCGTGTTCAGAATTCacacaaaagctgaaggatttaTGGATGCGGATATACCTCTGGAATTGGTGTTCCATTTGCCAGTCAATTATCCTTCATGTCTACCTGGTATCTCGGTTAACTCTGAACGGTTGACCAGGGCCCAGTGTGTGACTGTGAAAGAGAAATTACTTGAGCAAGCAGAGAACCTTATGTCAGAGCCTATGGTTCATGAGCTGGTTCTCTGGATTCAGCAGAATCTTAGGCATATCCTCAACCAACCAGAAACTGGCAGTGGCAATGAAAAGTGTACTTTTTCAACAAGCACGACCATGGATGATGGATTGTGGATAACTCTTTTGCATTTAGATCACATGAGAGCAAAGACTAAATATGTCAAAACTGTGGAGAAGTGGGCTTCAGATTTAAGGCTGACAGGAAGACTGATGTTCATGGGTAAAATAATACTGATTTTACTACAGGGAGACAGAAACAACCTCAAG GAGTACCTGATTCTTCAGAAAACCTCCAAAGTAGATGTGGACTCAAGTggaaagaaatgcaaagagaaaatgatTAGTGTGCTGTTTGAAACAAAAGTACAGACAGAACACAAAAG GTTTCTGGCATTTGAAGTCAAAGAGTATTCAGCGTTGGATGAATTACAAAAGGAATTTGAAACTGCAGGACTTAAGAAGCTTTTCTCCGAATTTGTACTTGCGCTGGTAAAATGA
- the RWDD3 gene encoding RWD domain-containing protein 3 isoform X4 translates to MAELVREELSALAAIFCGPHEWEVLSRSETDGTVFRIHTKAEGFMDADIPLELVFHLPVNYPSCLPGISVNSERLTRAQCVTVKEKLLEQAENLMSEPMVHELVLWIQQNLRHILNQPETGSGNEKCTFSTSTTMDDGLWITLLHLDHMRAKTKYVKTVEKWASDLRLTGRLMFMGKIILILLQGDRNNLKVPKS, encoded by the exons ATGGCGGAGCTCGTGCGTGAGGAACTCTCGGCCCTGGCCGCGATTTTCTGCGGGCCCCACGAGTGGGAGGTGCTGAGCCGCTCAG AGACAGATGGGACCGTGTTCAGAATTCacacaaaagctgaaggatttaTGGATGCGGATATACCTCTGGAATTGGTGTTCCATTTGCCAGTCAATTATCCTTCATGTCTACCTGGTATCTCGGTTAACTCTGAACGGTTGACCAGGGCCCAGTGTGTGACTGTGAAAGAGAAATTACTTGAGCAAGCAGAGAACCTTATGTCAGAGCCTATGGTTCATGAGCTGGTTCTCTGGATTCAGCAGAATCTTAGGCATATCCTCAACCAACCAGAAACTGGCAGTGGCAATGAAAAGTGTACTTTTTCAACAAGCACGACCATGGATGATGGATTGTGGATAACTCTTTTGCATTTAGATCACATGAGAGCAAAGACTAAATATGTCAAAACTGTGGAGAAGTGGGCTTCAGATTTAAGGCTGACAGGAAGACTGATGTTCATGGGTAAAATAATACTGATTTTACTACAGGGAGACAGAAACAACCTCAAGGTGCCAAAAAGTTAA
- the RWDD3 gene encoding RWD domain-containing protein 3 isoform X2 has product MDADIPLELVFHLPVNYPSCLPGISVNSERLTRAQCVTVKEKLLEQAENLMSEPMVHELVLWIQQNLRHILNQPETGSGNEKCTFSTSTTMDDGLWITLLHLDHMRAKTKYVKTVEKWASDLRLTGRLMFMGKIILILLQGDRNNLKEYLILQKTSKVDVDSSGKKCKEKMISVLFETKVQTEHKRFLAFEVKEYSALDELQKEFETAGLKKLFSEFVLALVK; this is encoded by the exons aTGGATGCGGATATACCTCTGGAATTGGTGTTCCATTTGCCAGTCAATTATCCTTCATGTCTACCTGGTATCTCGGTTAACTCTGAACGGTTGACCAGGGCCCAGTGTGTGACTGTGAAAGAGAAATTACTTGAGCAAGCAGAGAACCTTATGTCAGAGCCTATGGTTCATGAGCTGGTTCTCTGGATTCAGCAGAATCTTAGGCATATCCTCAACCAACCAGAAACTGGCAGTGGCAATGAAAAGTGTACTTTTTCAACAAGCACGACCATGGATGATGGATTGTGGATAACTCTTTTGCATTTAGATCACATGAGAGCAAAGACTAAATATGTCAAAACTGTGGAGAAGTGGGCTTCAGATTTAAGGCTGACAGGAAGACTGATGTTCATGGGTAAAATAATACTGATTTTACTACAGGGAGACAGAAACAACCTCAAG GAGTACCTGATTCTTCAGAAAACCTCCAAAGTAGATGTGGACTCAAGTggaaagaaatgcaaagagaaaatgatTAGTGTGCTGTTTGAAACAAAAGTACAGACAGAACACAAAAG GTTTCTGGCATTTGAAGTCAAAGAGTATTCAGCGTTGGATGAATTACAAAAGGAATTTGAAACTGCAGGACTTAAGAAGCTTTTCTCCGAATTTGTACTTGCGCTGGTAAAATGA